One Actinomycetes bacterium genomic region harbors:
- the orn gene encoding oligoribonuclease, translating to MTERNDRRNDRMVWIDCEMTGLSLQTDALVEVAAVVTDAELTVLGEGVDVVIRPPDAALAQMVDVVREMHTSSGLLTELAAGTTLAEAEAQVLAYVREHVPVARKAPLAGNTVYVDRGFLARDMKDLDAHLHYRLVDVSSIKELVRRWFPRVYFNTPAKHGGHRALADILESIEELKFYREAVFVPQPGPDGDTAKALAARFELTPGTGTTT from the coding sequence ATGACCGAGCGCAACGACCGGCGCAACGACCGGATGGTCTGGATCGACTGCGAGATGACCGGCCTCTCGCTGCAGACGGACGCGCTCGTCGAGGTGGCCGCCGTGGTCACCGACGCCGAGCTGACCGTGCTCGGCGAGGGCGTCGACGTGGTGATCCGCCCGCCGGACGCCGCGCTCGCGCAGATGGTCGACGTGGTGCGCGAGATGCACACGTCCTCCGGTCTGCTCACCGAGCTGGCGGCCGGCACGACGCTCGCCGAGGCCGAGGCTCAGGTGCTGGCCTACGTCCGCGAGCACGTGCCGGTGGCCCGTAAGGCACCGCTGGCCGGCAACACCGTCTATGTGGACCGCGGCTTCCTCGCCCGCGACATGAAGGACTTGGACGCCCACCTGCACTACCGCCTGGTCGACGTCTCGTCCATCAAGGAGCTGGTGCGCCGGTGGTTCCCGAGGGTCTACTTCAACACCCCGGCCAAGCACGGCGGCCATCGCGCGCTGGCCGACATCCTCGAGAGCATCGAGGAGCTGAAGTTCTACCGGGAGGCGGTCTTCGTCCCCCAGCCGGGCCCGGACGGCGACACCGCCAAGGCGCTGGCCGCCCGGTTCGAGCTGACGCCGGGCACCGGCACGACGACCTGA
- a CDS encoding beta-propeller fold lactonase family protein codes for MPRTRSTVALAASAALAAALPLTGVPAAHAAGAAGSVYVLSNQVAGNAVIQYDRAPDGQLTPVGSFPTTGTGTGGGLSSQNAVVVDDEGAHLYAVDAGSSTITSFRIADGGLQRISTVPSGGTTPTSVAVHGDRLYALNAGGAGNVASFGVTDGALSALSDGTTALSSSATSPAQVSVTPDGDQLVVTERVTSLLDVIELDGTGRPASLASVPSAGAVPFGFDFDNKGHLLVSEAAASTASSYDVTAGGLSTISAAVSTTENAACWLVATNNGKFAYTGNAGGSLSISGFRVGNDGSLVLLTPGGRTGVTPAGVTDLALSANSQYLYGRLGNGSVAGFAVNQDGSLSSIGVTAGLPAGAAGIAAG; via the coding sequence ATGCCCCGCACCAGGTCCACCGTCGCTCTCGCGGCGAGTGCCGCGCTCGCTGCGGCCCTGCCGCTCACCGGCGTCCCGGCCGCCCACGCCGCCGGGGCGGCGGGCAGCGTCTACGTCCTCAGCAACCAGGTGGCCGGCAACGCCGTCATCCAGTACGACCGGGCGCCCGACGGGCAGCTGACCCCGGTCGGCAGCTTCCCGACCACCGGCACCGGCACCGGCGGCGGTCTCTCCTCCCAGAACGCCGTCGTGGTCGACGACGAAGGCGCCCACCTCTACGCCGTCGACGCCGGCTCGAGCACGATCACGTCCTTCCGCATCGCTGACGGCGGTCTTCAGCGCATCAGCACCGTGCCCTCCGGCGGGACCACGCCGACCAGCGTGGCGGTCCACGGCGACCGGCTCTACGCACTCAACGCGGGGGGCGCCGGCAACGTGGCGTCGTTCGGCGTGACCGACGGTGCGCTCTCGGCGCTGTCCGACGGCACGACCGCGCTCAGCAGCAGCGCGACGTCGCCCGCCCAGGTGTCGGTCACCCCGGACGGCGACCAGCTGGTGGTCACGGAGCGCGTGACGAGCCTCCTCGACGTCATCGAGCTGGACGGCACCGGCCGCCCCGCGTCGCTGGCGAGCGTCCCGTCCGCCGGTGCAGTCCCCTTCGGCTTCGACTTCGACAACAAGGGCCACCTCCTGGTGTCCGAGGCGGCCGCCAGCACGGCGTCGTCGTACGACGTCACGGCCGGCGGTCTCTCCACGATCAGCGCAGCCGTGTCGACGACGGAGAACGCAGCCTGCTGGCTGGTCGCGACCAACAACGGCAAGTTCGCCTACACCGGCAACGCCGGCGGCTCCCTGTCGATCAGCGGGTTCCGTGTCGGGAACGACGGGTCGCTGGTGCTGCTCACGCCCGGTGGCAGGACCGGGGTCACTCCGGCGGGCGTTACGGACCTCGCACTGAGCGCGAACAGCCAGTACCTCTACGGCCGACTGGGCAACGGCTCCGTGGCGGGCTTCGCCGTGAACCAGGACGGCAGCCTGTCGTCGATCGGCGTCACCGCCGGTCTCCCGGCTGGTGCGGCGGGCATCGCCGCTGGGTGA
- a CDS encoding RNA polymerase sigma factor — MVAEPDTDVEAALRAGDQSAFARLVRTWSPVLMGTAMALGGDHATAEKAVRATWAQVPAELPNHRPPPTFRGWVFGLLVGQLGMPTTSEPGSSSPADTAAPTVDPSRFLPPTHHEWPGHWAVPPTTWPAVQDARAQRGVGRVLRDALARLPTGQRVVVGLRDVAGCELGEIATIVAQPPERVRDDLHRGRAELRRHLERHVSQPQPA, encoded by the coding sequence ATGGTCGCGGAGCCCGACACCGACGTGGAGGCCGCGCTCCGCGCCGGCGACCAGTCCGCTTTCGCCCGGCTCGTGCGGACCTGGTCGCCTGTCCTGATGGGGACCGCGATGGCCCTGGGCGGGGACCACGCGACCGCGGAGAAGGCGGTCCGGGCGACCTGGGCCCAGGTGCCGGCGGAGCTCCCGAACCATCGCCCACCGCCGACGTTCCGGGGCTGGGTGTTCGGGCTGCTCGTCGGTCAGCTGGGGATGCCTACCACGTCGGAACCCGGCAGCAGCTCCCCAGCAGATACGGCCGCTCCGACGGTCGACCCCTCGCGGTTCCTCCCGCCGACGCACCACGAGTGGCCGGGGCACTGGGCCGTCCCGCCGACGACCTGGCCGGCGGTGCAGGACGCCAGGGCACAGCGCGGCGTCGGCCGTGTCCTGCGCGACGCTCTCGCCCGGCTCCCCACCGGCCAGCGGGTGGTGGTGGGGCTGCGCGACGTCGCAGGCTGCGAGCTCGGCGAGATCGCCACGATCGTGGCGCAACCCCCCGAGCGGGTCCGAGACGACCTGCATCGTGGTCGCGCCGAGCTCCGCCGTCATCTCGAGCGGCACGTCAGCCAGCCGCAGCCGGCTTGA